CAACAGGTTTAGTTCGGACCCTGAGAACCATTATATCCTTTTTCAGAATCTGTCGAGAAATGGTTTGATCCGTATACGAAATCCAGGATGCTTGATAAAGCTTAATGAACCCTGTATGTCTAAGTATACTGTTGTAGGTTCATTCAATGGCTTGGTCTGTCTAACAACTAATTGTTTCCGTAAATTGATTTGTCTATGGAACCCTTCGATAAATCAATTCAAGATTCTCCCTATGCACAATTTGAACCTTAAAAGGAAACACAAATGTAATGTTAGAGTGGGTTTTGGGTATGAACAGAATTCTGATGATTACAAGGTCATGAGGATTCTAAACTATGAGATAGGTGGGCCAGCGACTATAGTTGAGGTTTACTCAACCAAATTGGAATGTTGGAGAGATGTGAAGACTAATCATTGCTTAAACATGACTAGCGGCAGTTGTGATGTAATTGTTGAAGGGTTTACTTACTGGCTTATCAGAAACTTGAATGGAGTACCCCGTAAACCTGTTCTTGCCTCGTTTGATTTGAAGAGAGAGAGGTTCAGCTTAATTCCAGTACCGGAAGTAGTAACATCTCAACATTTTAGGGCCATGAACTATCATGGGTCACTTGCATTGCTTGCACACTCTTCACACAATGAATTCAAGGGGAGTCTTGATGTTTGGATGATTGTAGGTGGTAGCAGTGGAGAGGAAGTATGGCAAAAGAAGTTCACCTTTGGCATGGATTTTGAGTTTTCTAGGCATTGGGGTCTTACTAGTGGAGATATAGTTGTTAAAAATGCTCCAAACATGCCGTTCTTGTTCAACCTGAGAACAAAACAATTAAGGATAATAGGAACAAGATCTATTCATTCAGTTTTCTACTATACTGAGAGCCTTGTATCGGTTAAGGGTTTCAAGCCTGTCACCAATCAATCAAAGGAGAAAAGGAAGGCTTCATGTCTGTAGAAGAAAAAGCAAGATAGAGCTAACAGGCCACATAGCTGAACTGAAGTAAATGTGGCAATTCCAACATATTATATTGtactttttcttgtttctgTTTCATAATCATTTCTATGATAGATCTGTATCTAATCTATCATAGTTTCTCAAATGTATTAAGCAACCTTCACTATATATGCAGTTGTTTTTGCCCCCTCTAACAGTATATTTTCTGCTTCACATTCGATGGTTTGCTCAAAAGTCCAAACCCAAGTAAAGTTAACAAGACAACACATGAGGGCTCTAGCCTCTAGGAATATTGGAGCCTTGAGTGCAAATGTGTTTTTATCCTTCATAAAGATGGGCCAGGGGCATAACCATTGCCAAAATGGAACTTTTGTACATCAAATATTCACAGTCGCAGTGAGGCTATGCACCACCCATATAGTTCCCTAGACCATATGGGGATCTTCGACACACCTAGTAATCTGGGAAGGTGCCATCATGGCTTGCTCCCTGATATATGcttgaaattttaaaagaacGAACCAAAAGTTGACATGTTTTGGCCCTCTTGATGATCTGCATATCTCTCTGCATCAATCGCTAGATTCCACTAATTGCTCAAGAACATAAGGTACTTCCACCAGTGGCATGCATACTGTCCTTAACCTTTGACTAGGCCCTTTGGGTCACCCCAAGCCCTCTCCCATTTTGTCATACTGCATGTCTACTGTTAGAATATTACTTGAACTCATACACAAGGTATATACATACTTGCCTTTTCTCTAAGCCCAAAATAATGAACTCTTCGGTACGACACACATGCCAACCATGCTTCTCTTGACATTTTTCTCCCAAGTAGGCACATTTCCATCTAGGTGATACTACTCTCCCCAACCTTTCTTCCCTATTGAAAATTTAAATATCTGAATTGAATAAACAATACAAAATTCGATTAAACTTGCAGTGATAAAAAATTAATGTAATACTCAAGGCTGACTCAATGCTCTCCCCACAACAATCAATTTGGTCCCCAAGAAATTTTCCTATGTTCGGTATGTAGACAAAAAATGTTATTCTAGaagtatttgtatataatttagataaataatatacaaatgtGGGGTGGGTGAACATGAGGTATCTTGGAGGATGAGGATGACATAATCAATGTGGAATACAAACTTGATTTCCCTACTTTCATTAGGAAAATAATTTCCTCATTTTTAAGGAACTTATTTTTCTAAgaaaaactaattttaaaatttattgaccAGCCGAACATGAGAAAATCAAAACACCCCCTTAAATTTAGGAACATAGCTGTTTAGAGTAACGTTAGAACTAGTATTCTTGTCTTATGAAGTTTCATCTTCCTAGTAATTGTTTGTGGGCAGGAGCGATTTTCTATTTGGCAAATTAGATGAAtttgtattttcttgattttaatttgttttaaaggTTGTATGATCCAATTAAGTCCATAATAATTTTTGCATCTTCCCTTCGCTCCCTCTAGCGGATctaaacataaaatattataaagtgTGAGTAATAAAAAGTTATAATTTattgtattaaaataatatactaaTTCAATATTActaaacttagcaaaataaggaGGAGAGAGTGAGAtaaagagagaattgagagataCTGTAGTATCTATGTTGTAATTTCAATTGCCAAACTTTGACAATTTATAGCCTAAAGGAAGAGAAAACTAGTGGACAACTTGTCCACTTTAAGTGGGCCCCACGTAAAGAAAAGGGAGCAACAAGTGGACAGCCACTTGCTCTTTCCACTTActttctaacactcccccttgaatgtccacgtgtaatgtgcctcaataaaaactttacaagaaataatatatatagttattctgaacatccataaatgttgtgcctcgttaaaaccttactagaaaaaacccagtggaaaaaagcctaatgaaggaaaaagagtacacacatctggtaatatgtcttgagtgctgcctcattaaaaaccttaccagaaaaactcagtgggataaaaccttggctaagagaaaaagagtacaacgcatattttactccccctgatgaaaacatcacttaatatctcgaagacgacgcattctaattttgtatctcattttttcAAAGGTTGAATTCggcaatgccttggtaaacatatctgttaaattgtcatttgaacgaacttgttggacatctatttcacccttcttttgaagagcataggtaaaaaagaattttggtgaaatatgttttgttttgaTGTATCCTTCCTttagttgagctatacatgcagcattgtcttcatacaatattgttggaacgtctcttttcaaagaaatgCCACatatttcttgaatgtgttgaatTATTAATCTTAACCAAatacattctcgacttgcttcatggatgactattatctcttcattttttgaggaagtggcaaccatagtttgctttatTGAACGcaatgatatagctgtaccaccatatgtaaataaatagtctGTCTGCAATTGACCTCtatggggatcagacaaatatcccgcatctgcgtaACCAATCAACTGTGATGTgaattcatttgagtaaaacaatctcatatcaatggtcccttggaggtatctgaatatatgcttaatttcaTTCCAGTGTCTTTGTgttggagaagaactaaatcttgataaCAAGCTTACAGAAAAAACTATATCTGGTCtggaattgttggcaagatacattaatgcaccaattgcactaagatatggtatttcaacACCAATAAGCTCTTtgtcattttcatgaggtcgaaacggatctgtattaatatcaagagatctcacaaccattggggtactcaatggatgtgttttatccatataaaacctctttaaaatattttcagtatatgttgactgatgtataaatatctcatttgtaaaatgttcaatttgtagaccaagataaaattttgtctttccgaggtctttcatttcaaactcttttttcaaatattttactgcctttgaaaatTTTttcggagttccaataatattcaaatcatcaacatatactgctattatgacaaattcagatccagacattttcataaagacacaagggcaaattagatcatttttatatcagTTTTTTAGTAAATATTCACTAAGATGATTGTACTACATGCGCCCtaattgtttcaacccgtataaggatttctgaagctttattgagcaagtttctcgagaatccttgtatgcttcaggcactttgaaccctttgggaattttcataaaaaaatcggttcaatgagccatataaataggcaatgaccacatccattaggtgcatttcaagcttttcatgaactgtcaaattcattagatacctgaaggtaATTGCATCTACCACATGGGAAAATGTTTCcctatagtcaatgccaggcctttgcgaaaaaccttgggctacaaattatgttttatatcttacgacttcacctttttcattttgtttacgcacaaaaatccatttgtaccctactggcttgataccttcaggtgttcggattATTGATCTGAAAACTTCatatttttcaagtgaagttagctctgcttgaattgcattcTTCCATTTTgaccaatcatttctctgtctacaATCAGCTacaaattttgattcaaaatccTTATCtggttgcattatttcaatggcaacattataagcaaaaatattatcgaccacaatatcattttggttccatcatttttttatcgagacataacttattgatatttcttcattctcattatttttcaggtacttggacctcctctgtggtatcaccatttgttgtgtctctggctCTTCTTGAGTGATTGCCCCCAAATTATGattatcttgatcatttattcctttattttttcGAGAATTTTTATCTTTGTAACCAATTGATCTTCCACATTTTAAGCgtggcctagactcatttgcctgaacaagttgttctactgggacatcaactcgaacttgagcattagaagctgggatatgcgatttagtaatcCGTGGAAGGTTAGCAAATGCATCcgacagttgatttgcaatattctacaactaaatcatcttttgaacttcttgctcacattgatttgttcgaggatctaaatgagatagtgataatgaatttcaatctatctcattttccaGTTGCTTAtattctccccctaatgttggatatactgattcatcaaaattacaATCAGTGAATTTTGTCGTAAATAAATCTTCAGTCATAggttctaaatattttataatagaaggagattcatacctaacatatattcccaaccttctttggggatccatctttgtgcggtgcggtggagcaattaagacatataccgcacacccaaatattctaagatggatatatttggctcccttccaaaagATAACTGTAATggagaaaattcatgaaaattttttggccttatgcgcacaagtactgctgcatgcaaaataacaTGCCCCCATATCGAAAGAGGAAGGGTTGTCCTTATTAGCAATGGTTTGgctatcaattggaggcgtttaatcaattattctgctagaccattttaagtatgaacatgagcgatCGGATGGTCAACTTTTATTCtaaccgacatacaataatcattaaaagattaagatgtaaattcaccagcattatcaagacgaattgtctttattgcataatctgaaaattgtgctcttaaccttataatttgagctaacaatctcgcaaaagccatgttgcgagttggtAATAGGCACACATGTTACCATCTCgtgatgcatctatcaagaccatataatatttaaatggtccacatgaatggtgaattgacccacatatatcaccctgtattcATGCCAGAAACGCAggagattcaatcccaaccttagttctGATGGTTTAATAATCAGTTTTCGTTGGAAACAatcaacacaagagaattccttagattgaagaattttctgattcttcaaagtgtgtccacgtgaattctcaataattttgtgcatcatattataatcggGATGACCAACCagtcatgccaaataataaaattattagaatcagtaaaacttttatttactatggcatgtgattcaacagtaccaatatttgtatggtacaatccAGAAGAAAGTGAGGGTAATTTTTcatgcacaattttcttctacgcatttattatagtaatataaaggtattcaatcTTTCCTTCATTcgtagtctcaatatgatagccattttggcgaataatcttgaaacttaacaagtttttttgagacttactacagtacaatgcattatcaattaccaatattgttcctccaggtagtaataaggccgctcttccagagccttcaatcaattttgtactaccgCATATATTATTTACATAGgcttttttcataatcaaatgacagaaatatttctctttttttaatatcgtatgaatTATGACACTATCCAAAAGACACATATCTTGATTACTCATCTTGGATCCAGTTGAAGactgaaaaatttatttatcttcataaaataaaaatacattataaaagataaaattagtaacaatattgctagaaaaacataagtcattttttcttcttttcttttaaatagataaatgtaaaaacatgataatcaaaagtacataaaaacaacaacatattgtaaatcatataatgaaattaaaaatcaattatTATCCTTAAAgaagtcttcaacctccaaataagtaatatcattgaggtcattaaaatcgtcACCCTTCAaagccagatttgcttcaatattatcattaaacGAAGGTCTTatctcaacattattttcaaacgccaagtgtgactaTATCCGAACAATAGAaaaagaggcaccacctctatttgcctttcttttgaaggaattttgataaagccttACAAAATACTCAGGCGTTtgatattcatt
The sequence above is a segment of the Solanum dulcamara chromosome 11, daSolDulc1.2, whole genome shotgun sequence genome. Coding sequences within it:
- the LOC129873459 gene encoding F-box protein At3g07870-like codes for the protein MKKARQISDISSLAEEILGDIFSRLPVKTLLRLKVVCTRWCTLISTPWFISAQLNRFSSDPENHYILFQNLSRNGLIRIRNPGCLIKLNEPCMSKYTVVGSFNGLVCLTTNCFRKLICLWNPSINQFKILPMHNLNLKRKHKCNVRVGFGYEQNSDDYKVMRILNYEIGGPATIVEVYSTKLECWRDVKTNHCLNMTSGSCDVIVEGFTYWLIRNLNGVPRKPVLASFDLKRERFSLIPVPEVVTSQHFRAMNYHGSLALLAHSSHNEFKGSLDVWMIVGGSSGEEVWQKKFTFGMDFEFSRHWGLTSGDIVVKNAPNMPFLFNLRTKQLRIIGTRSIHSVFYYTESLVSVKGFKPVTNQSKEKRKASCL